A window from Drosophila nasuta strain 15112-1781.00 chromosome 3, ASM2355853v1, whole genome shotgun sequence encodes these proteins:
- the LOC132789334 gene encoding uncharacterized protein LOC132789334 codes for MTCPQTLKTFQLTVTSGNILRVTGFKCRVVDPSFCYYERCVIKAISRNVKEFNVVVRLLQKPVNNVTVRLEIVRRLAASTQPIYQFEIDGCQFMVSKRRNPFAKAIFKFLRIESFSNLNHSCPFDHDIIISHLELQKELGAGIMIGKGDYVINANWLAYNVLRFITTATLEVTD; via the exons TGACAAGTGGAAATATTCTAAGGGTAACTGGATTTAAATGTCGAGTTGTCGATCCATCATTTTGTTATTATGAACGTTGTGTTATAAAAGCAATAAGTCGAAATGTTAAAGAATTTAACGTGGTGGTAAGATTACTTCAGAAACCAGTTAATAATGTTACG GTTCGTCTAGAAATAGTGCGACGTCTTGCAGCGTCCACTCAGCCAATTTATCAGTTCGAAATTGATGGATGCCAATTTATGGTGAGCAAACGGCGCAATCCTTTTGCCAAAGCGATCTTCAAGTTCTTACGCATCGAATCGTTCTCCAATTTGAATCATTCTTGTCCCTTTGAT CATGACATCATAATAAGTCATCTGGAGTTACAGAAGGAGTTAGGTGCGGGAATCATGATTGGAAAGGGTGACTATGTTATCAATGCAAATTGGTTGGCTTACAATGTCCTCCGCTTTATTACAACTGCTACTCTGGAAGTTACTGATTAA